The Mesomycoplasma ovipneumoniae genome includes a region encoding these proteins:
- a CDS encoding Mbov_0399 family ICE element protein gives MIKKVPFFLISGLIPVLFLSAGYQNTAYFKLNNYDNYEIKSEFANFSAQFDLEIERQPDSFSFEWIKDKNIDSKSEIRKLNSYWFDRTIKEKFYKPGSKPEIRDENLAPEYCSQLESCRNWQFYLSESKFRDWKQETIFSIYGEYDKSIFDRNSLSISSKKHNKINISNILNEYAKNKIGELERNFNLKNIKISHLIYSVGFELQRDKIKKFTVNLQYRYSYQKRVLNKDLALEKYLSDLRQNFNNSIINNNQISINIETNQQKNDEIQSFSLTSSQKGLKEIEKKVAEFSNKLFKDGKKYNEDLHFNIIGDTQIEFFIRFKHPQDKNFYNFQLNNKVNVNLFFEDKDKFWKRLTIIPGNIYDHKTYQSKIDEPVKISEPKTATTEGGVRRIYGGKWEYHNKIKLNFITNPDENEILYVNGNPVDVLDLNFDYDLEDLRLEQKKQQNSTNSYKIEIKKFKKDNKIQDNSELVAVYEIEFVIKAANSIMDIKWFAWDPKNNKDQQKLIEPYLKDKDGQTIYDQFGVKVKNPEYDPLIDVKTGTKKQIVWVSTGKNPDSIPENSNFAQLPSEISRFNLGLESEFGFIAEASVSGKGANIVLNSNPENDKVLSFRYLVDSDNSENFEILSKNGQKSEKFDITNSANKYFSIGGVWLFSSKFDKGLSSYKIVSIGENSSSQLFNDVFPNKSIISFWESKAGQILEQYLLLEKITNENIKKLTYEQILLYWRNFIDNVVKKQQINKINQKLDENIEIKNKIVLLVQKNLNFENLEQTNNENTGSNHGFKSSTGNKVLEINPEMISEVSKFFVDDNENSSNIDIKIENIVQSQDNKFDFDIKILKKDDKKTKNFEEVLGILSFSDIEIKDSEQNKNKTKIKFNLKSDKHTVNKNLQNSTQIIDYFSNQENFDKVNLFLEENDENIIANFNLKPEFNELFHLQTPFIVVKKTTKNSEIFQDSRNIFDELLLERINLSGLENLQNAKNFILEQIQASWKDVKYNYNSDFIIENFDNVVENVIKNIEESEQIPHKIWNLTLKVKENKVNKFYGSKTIKLVNIIGSLNNPKINNLNQIKAKEFSLSISKNSDNLENAIKDHVYNLLLPEEIDSKKYLYLQNISQIVDNFRTNPKLEKATLVLKPGTPQLNGKKELTIFNSDFLPLGDLNFGGLEKNSDTTESNIEKSTAYWLIPLIIFSVIGLLFFGFWIYNKFIAKFKN, from the coding sequence ATGATCAAAAAAGTACCATTTTTTTTAATTTCTGGCCTTATTCCTGTGCTTTTTTTGTCAGCAGGTTACCAAAACACAGCTTATTTTAAGTTAAATAATTATGATAATTATGAAATAAAGTCTGAGTTTGCAAATTTTAGTGCTCAATTTGACTTAGAAATTGAAAGACAACCTGATTCATTTAGTTTTGAGTGAATAAAAGATAAAAACATTGACTCAAAAAGTGAAATAAGAAAACTAAATTCATATTGATTTGACCGAACAATCAAAGAAAAATTTTACAAACCAGGGTCAAAACCTGAAATAAGAGATGAAAATTTAGCACCTGAATATTGCAGTCAACTTGAAAGCTGTCGAAATTGACAATTTTATTTAAGCGAATCCAAATTCAGAGATTGAAAACAAGAAACAATTTTTAGCATTTATGGCGAATATGATAAGTCAATTTTTGATCGAAATTCATTATCAATTTCATCAAAAAAACATAATAAAATCAACATTTCAAACATTTTAAATGAATATGCCAAAAATAAAATTGGCGAACTTGAAAGGAATTTTAATCTTAAAAATATAAAAATAAGCCATTTAATTTACAGTGTGGGATTTGAATTACAAAGAGATAAAATTAAAAAATTTACTGTAAATTTACAATATCGATATTCATATCAAAAAAGAGTTCTAAATAAGGATCTAGCTCTTGAAAAATATTTGTCTGATTTAAGGCAAAATTTTAATAACTCAATTATCAACAATAACCAAATTTCGATAAATATTGAAACAAATCAACAAAAAAATGATGAAATTCAAAGCTTTTCACTAACTTCATCTCAAAAAGGTTTAAAAGAAATTGAAAAAAAAGTTGCTGAATTTTCAAACAAACTTTTTAAAGACGGGAAAAAATACAACGAAGATCTACATTTTAACATTATTGGTGACACGCAAATTGAATTTTTTATAAGATTTAAACACCCTCAGGACAAAAATTTTTACAATTTTCAGTTAAATAACAAAGTGAATGTAAATTTATTTTTTGAAGATAAAGACAAATTTTGAAAAAGACTGACAATTATTCCAGGTAATATTTATGACCATAAAACTTATCAGTCAAAAATTGACGAACCAGTGAAAATTTCTGAGCCAAAAACCGCAACAACAGAAGGCGGAGTCCGGAGAATTTACGGCGGAAAATGGGAATATCATAATAAAATAAAGCTAAATTTCATTACAAATCCAGATGAAAATGAAATTTTATATGTCAACGGAAATCCTGTCGATGTTTTAGATCTTAATTTTGATTATGATCTTGAGGACCTAAGGCTTGAGCAAAAAAAACAACAAAATTCAACAAATAGTTATAAAATTGAAATTAAGAAATTTAAAAAAGACAATAAAATACAGGATAATTCAGAATTAGTTGCCGTTTATGAAATTGAATTTGTAATTAAAGCTGCAAATTCAATTATGGATATAAAGTGGTTTGCCTGAGATCCAAAAAATAACAAGGATCAACAAAAATTAATTGAGCCTTACTTGAAAGACAAAGATGGGCAAACAATTTATGACCAATTTGGAGTTAAGGTTAAAAATCCTGAATATGATCCGTTAATTGATGTAAAAACTGGCACAAAAAAGCAAATTGTTTGAGTATCAACTGGTAAAAATCCTGATTCTATACCTGAAAATAGCAATTTTGCTCAACTTCCAAGCGAAATTTCGCGTTTTAATTTAGGTCTTGAATCAGAATTTGGATTCATTGCAGAAGCAAGTGTTAGTGGAAAAGGCGCGAATATAGTGCTAAATTCAAATCCTGAGAATGATAAAGTTTTATCTTTTAGATATTTAGTTGACTCAGATAATAGTGAAAATTTTGAAATTTTAAGCAAAAATGGCCAAAAATCAGAAAAATTTGACATTACAAATAGTGCAAATAAATATTTTTCGATCGGGGGAGTTTGACTTTTTTCATCTAAATTTGACAAAGGGCTTTCATCATATAAAATTGTTTCAATTGGTGAAAATTCAAGTTCACAACTTTTTAATGATGTTTTTCCAAATAAATCAATTATCTCTTTTTGGGAATCAAAAGCAGGTCAAATTTTAGAACAATACTTACTTCTAGAAAAAATAACAAATGAAAACATCAAAAAACTGACATATGAACAAATTTTATTATATTGAAGAAATTTTATTGATAATGTTGTGAAAAAACAGCAAATTAACAAAATTAATCAAAAATTAGACGAAAATATTGAAATTAAAAACAAAATTGTCTTATTAGTTCAAAAAAATTTAAATTTTGAAAATTTAGAACAGACAAATAACGAAAACACAGGTTCAAATCACGGTTTTAAGAGCTCAACAGGCAACAAAGTTCTCGAAATTAACCCAGAAATGATTTCTGAAGTATCTAAATTTTTTGTAGATGACAATGAAAATTCTAGTAATATTGATATAAAAATTGAAAATATTGTTCAAAGTCAAGATAATAAATTTGATTTTGACATTAAGATACTTAAAAAAGATGATAAAAAAACAAAAAATTTTGAGGAAGTTTTAGGTATCTTAAGTTTTTCTGATATTGAAATTAAAGATTCTGAGCAAAATAAAAATAAAACCAAAATTAAATTTAATTTGAAAAGCGACAAACACACAGTAAATAAAAATTTACAAAATTCAACTCAGATAATTGATTACTTTTCAAATCAAGAAAATTTTGATAAAGTGAATCTGTTTTTAGAAGAAAATGACGAAAATATAATTGCAAATTTTAATCTAAAGCCTGAGTTTAACGAGCTTTTTCATTTACAAACTCCATTTATCGTTGTGAAAAAAACCACAAAAAATAGTGAAATTTTTCAAGATTCAAGAAATATTTTTGATGAACTTTTGTTAGAGCGAATTAATCTTAGTGGTCTTGAAAACTTACAAAATGCCAAAAATTTTATATTGGAGCAAATCCAAGCGAGTTGAAAAGATGTTAAATATAACTATAATTCTGACTTTATAATTGAAAATTTTGATAATGTCGTCGAAAATGTGATAAAAAATATCGAAGAAAGTGAACAAATACCTCACAAAATTTGAAATTTGACTCTAAAAGTCAAGGAAAATAAAGTTAATAAATTTTATGGATCAAAAACTATTAAACTTGTCAATATTATAGGAAGTCTAAACAACCCTAAAATTAACAATTTAAATCAAATTAAAGCCAAAGAATTTAGTCTTTCTATCTCAAAAAATAGCGATAATTTGGAAAATGCCATTAAAGATCACGTCTATAATCTTCTTTTACCCGAGGAAATTGATTCAAAAAAATATTTATACCTACAGAATATTTCACAAATTGTGGATAATTTTCGAACTAATCCAAAATTGGAAAAGGCAACACTTGTTTTAAAACCTGGAACACCTCAACTAAATGGAAAAAAAGAACTAACTATTTTTAATTCAGATTTTTTGCCCTTAGGTGATTTAAATTTTGGTGGTTTAGAAAAAAATTCTGACACTACTGAGTCCAATATTGAAAAATCCACAGCTTATTGGCTAATTCCGTTAATTATTTTTTCAGTAATAGGATTGCTGTTTTTTGGTTTCTGAATTTACAACAAATTTATTGCAAAGTTTAAAAATTAG
- the dnaB gene encoding replicative DNA helicase has product MNNSRYTSPDIESFIISFLLSNPRKIINYIDAIDPNDFSDLRLVEIAKAIKTVVASVPDPEVNLIIEELQKNQKLEKIGGKSFIIWLYNNNFSLPSEITSHLRIVSEKKTLRQLKKIIEESSHELDFGKKTSLEITSQIVDKINLLTLDSTKQSFCSIYEIAQEIFQFITELRTSKNPIKGISTGYDNLDVVTSGFQRGELVILAARPSVGKTAFALNLAWNVCKSGKSVLFFALEMSNTDLGTRLLSFVSGIEANKFKTPKNLRPEDLIKIEKAISKRLKEAKLTINDSGSINIDDIFWEVQKRYRNNIKYDLIIFDYLQLINSSANNQNYNRQVEVSIISRKLKQLARAVNTPIIALSQLSRNVERREDKTPLLSDLRESGAIEQDADLVAFLHRDNYYNKREDDQSNFDSGPNTKLIIAKHRNGPTGTLFFNFLPEIGQFIAALDFNVANKNKNDINLGLED; this is encoded by the coding sequence ATGAATAATTCGCGATATACTTCCCCTGATATTGAGTCCTTTATAATTTCTTTTTTGCTTTCAAATCCCAGAAAAATCATCAACTATATTGATGCAATTGACCCTAATGATTTTAGCGATCTCAGACTAGTTGAAATTGCAAAAGCAATCAAAACTGTGGTTGCTAGCGTTCCTGATCCTGAAGTTAATTTAATTATTGAAGAACTGCAAAAAAATCAAAAACTGGAAAAAATAGGCGGAAAATCATTCATAATTTGACTTTATAACAATAATTTTTCTTTGCCTTCAGAAATTACTTCTCACCTACGGATTGTCAGCGAGAAAAAAACTCTGCGCCAGCTCAAAAAAATCATTGAAGAATCAAGTCACGAACTAGACTTTGGTAAAAAAACTTCACTAGAAATTACAAGCCAAATTGTTGACAAAATTAATCTTTTGACTTTAGACAGCACCAAACAGTCTTTTTGTTCAATTTATGAAATTGCCCAGGAAATTTTTCAATTTATTACCGAACTTCGCACAAGTAAAAATCCTATTAAAGGAATTTCGACTGGTTATGATAATTTGGACGTTGTAACTTCTGGTTTTCAAAGGGGTGAACTTGTAATTTTAGCAGCTCGACCGTCAGTTGGAAAAACAGCTTTTGCCCTTAATTTGGCCTGAAATGTTTGCAAAAGTGGAAAATCTGTGCTATTTTTTGCCCTTGAAATGTCAAACACAGATTTAGGAACTCGGCTTTTATCATTTGTCTCAGGAATTGAGGCCAATAAATTCAAAACACCGAAAAATTTACGCCCTGAAGATTTAATAAAAATTGAAAAAGCAATTTCAAAACGACTAAAAGAGGCAAAATTGACTATAAATGACTCAGGTTCGATCAATATTGACGACATTTTTTGAGAAGTTCAAAAACGCTATCGCAACAATATTAAATATGATTTGATTATTTTTGACTATTTACAACTAATAAATTCAAGCGCAAATAATCAAAATTACAACCGTCAAGTCGAGGTTTCAATTATTTCCCGAAAATTAAAACAACTAGCTCGGGCAGTTAATACACCAATTATTGCTCTGTCGCAACTTTCAAGAAATGTCGAGCGAAGAGAAGATAAAACTCCTTTACTTTCAGATCTGCGTGAATCTGGAGCTATTGAGCAAGATGCTGACCTTGTTGCTTTTTTACATCGGGACAATTATTATAATAAAAGAGAAGATGATCAGTCTAATTTTGACAGTGGACCAAATACAAAATTAATTATTGCAAAACACAGAAATGGCCCAACTGGAACGCTATTTTTTAATTTTTTGCCTGAAATTGGCCAGTTTATTGCTGCCCTTGATTTTAATGTTGCAAACAAAAATAAAAATGATATAAATTTAGGATTAGAGGACTAA
- the secE gene encoding preprotein translocase subunit SecE — MWKKQAKNVKIPNETNKGKKKFFFRLFIKEMKRVKWPTSRVAFQSFGQTIIFSLIFMAVFFTITIIAAFIWNQAGVGI, encoded by the coding sequence ATGTGAAAAAAACAAGCAAAAAATGTTAAAATCCCTAACGAGACAAATAAAGGCAAAAAAAAATTTTTCTTTCGCCTTTTTATTAAAGAGATGAAAAGGGTAAAATGACCAACAAGTCGAGTCGCTTTTCAAAGTTTTGGGCAAACAATAATTTTTTCACTTATTTTTATGGCTGTTTTTTTCACAATTACAATTATTGCTGCGTTTATTTGAAATCAAGCCGGAGTCGGAATTTAG
- the nusG gene encoding transcription termination/antitermination protein NusG: protein MKIYKWYMISTISSKEDVAITLLKNRIKYENLEEHFQEIIKFDVPYYEESTNGKAEKKLKYRNLYKGYFFIKMNMVDKAWFVVRNTQYVTGLVGSHGRGTKPTPISIRQFERMKENWNQKILSFQETNDTDAISWQIGDWAKVTQGPFTGDIGKVIEMNETKTLITVELENVFGRKAPATFEYKNLKKVNN from the coding sequence ATGAAAATATATAAGTGATACATGATTTCAACTATTTCATCAAAGGAAGATGTTGCAATTACTTTACTTAAAAACCGAATAAAATACGAAAATTTAGAAGAGCACTTTCAGGAAATAATCAAATTTGACGTCCCTTATTATGAGGAAAGTACAAACGGAAAAGCTGAAAAAAAACTCAAATACCGTAATTTATATAAAGGTTACTTTTTTATCAAGATGAACATGGTTGATAAAGCCTGATTTGTCGTTAGAAATACTCAATATGTAACAGGACTTGTGGGTTCACACGGTAGAGGAACTAAACCAACACCAATTTCAATACGACAATTTGAGCGAATGAAAGAAAATTGAAATCAAAAAATTCTTAGTTTTCAAGAAACTAATGATACTGATGCAATAAGTTGGCAAATTGGCGACTGGGCAAAAGTGACTCAAGGACCTTTTACCGGGGATATTGGTAAAGTTATCGAGATGAATGAGACTAAAACTTTAATAACAGTCGAACTTGAAAATGTTTTTGGGCGTAAAGCTCCTGCGACTTTTGAATATAAAAATTTAAAAAAGGTCAATAACTAA
- the rpmG gene encoding 50S ribosomal protein L33: protein MKKKISLSCFVCKNRNYKTNKSLQTRLQINKFCKICRKSTLHQEEK, encoded by the coding sequence ATGAAGAAAAAAATTAGTCTAAGCTGCTTTGTTTGTAAAAATCGGAACTATAAAACAAATAAATCGCTTCAAACTCGCCTTCAGATTAATAAATTTTGCAAAATATGTCGCAAATCTACTTTACACCAAGAGGAAAAATAA
- a CDS encoding YgjP-like metallopeptidase domain-containing protein, translated as MNSNKKAKFRELKIDLNGQKYPIFVEFRPKSSRLIVKLVDDYILVQTGLVLTDEVLIRSVRNSKYFNKIINILPLRQVLHFSESFFYLFGKKNYFSLIKTKNKLYLQSQFAIFSLGRPKNIEAKIEKLLMKHFEDYLIQRTKFWTKTLEVPDYIVKLSRKNTSWGTNYYRQKIHYSKYLFAFSKEIIDYVIVHEVVHHFFRNHGKLFWEKIGKIIPNYTDLVKKLTNYELN; from the coding sequence ATGAATTCCAACAAAAAAGCTAAGTTTCGCGAACTAAAAATAGACCTAAATGGTCAAAAATATCCTATTTTTGTTGAATTCAGGCCTAAAAGTTCGCGCCTGATAGTTAAATTAGTTGATGACTACATTCTTGTTCAGACCGGACTTGTCTTAACTGACGAAGTTTTAATCAGGAGCGTCAGAAATTCAAAATATTTTAATAAAATTATAAATATTTTGCCCTTAAGACAAGTACTGCACTTTTCTGAATCTTTTTTTTACCTTTTTGGTAAAAAAAACTATTTTAGCTTAATAAAAACAAAAAATAAACTCTATTTGCAAAGTCAGTTTGCTATTTTTTCCTTAGGTCGGCCAAAAAATATTGAGGCTAAAATTGAAAAACTGTTAATGAAACATTTTGAAGACTATTTAATTCAGCGAACAAAATTTTGAACCAAAACATTAGAAGTTCCTGATTATATAGTCAAACTATCGCGAAAAAATACATCATGAGGCACCAATTATTATCGTCAAAAAATTCATTATAGCAAATATTTATTTGCATTTTCAAAGGAAATTATTGATTATGTAATTGTTCATGAGGTAGTTCACCATTTTTTTCGCAACCACGGCAAGCTTTTTTGGGAAAAAATTGGTAAAATTATACCTAATTACACTGATTTAGTTAAAAAATTAACAAATTATGAGCTCAACTAA
- the rlmB gene encoding 23S rRNA (guanosine(2251)-2'-O)-methyltransferase RlmB, producing the protein MLKYICGKNSVIEAIKNGFVFKQIYCLKQPDSPIFSNQKVQIVNKDFLDKLVLANHQGFVGVVENFKFFEIDVLNKDRPEIVLILDHIHDQNNLGNIIRTANCFGIKHIILPKKRAAKLNETTFKVASGGFIGIKFILVNSIVAAINKLKKSGFWIYATDLSEKSKKINQIQFNFPCALIVGNEATGIKKSSLYASDESFFIPMEGKIDSLNVTVATGIILFYLKNKQK; encoded by the coding sequence ATGCTTAAATATATCTGTGGCAAGAATTCAGTGATAGAAGCAATTAAAAATGGGTTTGTTTTTAAACAAATTTACTGTTTAAAACAGCCTGATAGTCCAATTTTTTCGAACCAAAAAGTACAAATAGTTAATAAAGATTTTTTAGATAAATTAGTTTTAGCAAACCACCAAGGCTTTGTTGGCGTTGTTGAAAACTTTAAATTTTTTGAAATTGATGTTTTAAACAAGGATAGACCCGAAATTGTTTTAATTCTTGATCATATTCATGATCAAAATAATCTCGGTAACATTATTAGAACAGCAAATTGTTTTGGAATTAAGCATATAATTTTGCCCAAAAAGCGAGCAGCTAAACTAAATGAAACCACATTTAAAGTTGCATCAGGTGGCTTTATTGGTATCAAATTTATTCTTGTAAATTCAATTGTAGCTGCAATTAATAAATTAAAAAAATCAGGTTTTTGAATTTATGCCACTGATTTAAGCGAAAAAAGTAAAAAAATTAATCAAATTCAGTTTAATTTTCCCTGTGCACTTATAGTTGGCAATGAGGCTACTGGAATTAAAAAAAGTAGTTTGTATGCCAGCGATGAGTCATTTTTTATTCCGATGGAAGGTAAAATTGATTCTCTAAACGTCACAGTTGCAACGGGAATTATACTTTTTTATCTAAAAAACAAACAAAAATAA
- the cysS gene encoding cysteine--tRNA ligase, with protein MSSTKSNLNVYLCGPTVYNHVHIGNLRSVIVFDFLVSVWKYFGKKVNFVQNITDIDDKIIEKAMELGLTEAELSQKYIFEYFSVLETFNVKKPDKIIKVTQILDKIIDYISELKDKNFTYFNQNGDLVFDASKIANYGVISQQKVHNLYQKDRQSKSVNDFVLWKKTKKGVLFDSPFGLGRPGWHTECSAIIYNHFEKNSVDIHGGGVDLIFPHHENENAQHFALTNEPISKKWIRVGFVNFNGKKMSKSIGNIIFAKEFAKKYDPDVLRSIFLSINPSVPINLTDELIQNHQKLITKYKKIYFDWILNPKEIEKTVVDQILSLIEEQKFSNAIFLISNLAKQKKNSEIVFIFKLLRFSFTKKEINSEDQENIQIWKKLIEQKKYEEADKYREKLWKRFIFS; from the coding sequence ATGAGCTCAACTAAAAGTAATTTGAATGTTTATCTTTGCGGTCCTACGGTTTATAATCACGTTCATATCGGCAATTTAAGGTCGGTAATTGTGTTTGATTTTTTAGTTTCAGTATGAAAATATTTTGGCAAAAAAGTTAATTTTGTCCAAAATATCACTGATATTGATGACAAAATTATCGAAAAAGCAATGGAATTAGGACTAACTGAAGCTGAATTAAGTCAAAAATACATTTTTGAATATTTTAGTGTTCTTGAAACATTTAATGTTAAAAAACCTGACAAAATAATAAAAGTAACACAAATTCTTGACAAAATTATCGACTATATTAGTGAGTTAAAAGATAAAAATTTTACTTATTTTAATCAAAACGGGGACCTTGTTTTTGATGCAAGTAAAATTGCAAATTACGGTGTAATTTCACAACAAAAAGTCCACAATTTGTATCAAAAAGATCGTCAAAGTAAGTCTGTAAACGATTTTGTTTTGTGAAAAAAAACAAAAAAAGGCGTACTTTTTGACTCGCCTTTTGGCCTAGGAAGACCTGGCTGACATACTGAGTGTTCGGCAATTATTTATAACCATTTTGAGAAAAATTCAGTGGATATTCACGGAGGTGGCGTTGATTTGATTTTTCCGCATCATGAAAATGAAAATGCCCAACATTTTGCACTAACAAACGAGCCAATTTCAAAAAAATGAATTCGTGTTGGCTTTGTAAATTTTAACGGTAAAAAAATGTCTAAATCAATCGGAAATATAATTTTTGCAAAAGAATTTGCAAAAAAATATGATCCAGATGTTCTTCGCAGCATTTTTTTGTCAATAAACCCTAGTGTCCCGATTAATTTAACAGATGAATTAATCCAAAATCACCAAAAATTAATAACAAAATATAAAAAAATTTATTTTGATTGAATTCTGAACCCTAAAGAAATTGAAAAAACCGTTGTTGATCAAATTTTATCGCTCATTGAAGAGCAAAAATTTTCTAATGCTATTTTTTTAATCTCTAACTTAGCAAAACAAAAAAAGAATTCAGAAATTGTTTTTATATTCAAATTACTAAGATTTAGCTTTACAAAAAAAGAAATTAACTCTGAAGATCAAGAAAATATTCAAATCTGAAAAAAACTTATTGAGCAAAAAAAATATGAAGAAGCTGATAAATATCGCGAAAAATTATGAAAAAGGTTCATTTTTTCATAA
- a CDS encoding sigma-70 family RNA polymerase sigma factor, whose amino-acid sequence MWLDRKKKIVKNKRYFTVLNKYSHILLACSKQVIKTFVLTPITYQDLFNASIDKFVQLYEEFDPSLGIPLENYLVHKIKLFMLGYATSFTTKNYQIANFSVSLDELPENIEFAVESELHKLEIQDIYNRITESFDELEMEMFEMFFIQDIPTNVIAKKIGITTQKVNDFIRATSNKLRSFFLN is encoded by the coding sequence ATGTGATTAGATCGTAAGAAAAAAATAGTTAAAAATAAGAGATATTTTACCGTTTTAAACAAATATTCGCATATTTTATTAGCTTGTTCAAAACAAGTAATAAAAACTTTTGTCTTAACACCGATAACTTATCAAGACCTTTTTAATGCTTCAATCGATAAATTTGTGCAGTTATATGAAGAATTTGACCCTAGTTTAGGTATCCCACTTGAAAATTATCTTGTTCACAAAATTAAACTGTTTATGCTAGGGTATGCAACTTCTTTTACCACAAAAAACTATCAAATAGCAAATTTTTCGGTTTCACTTGACGAATTACCTGAAAATATCGAGTTTGCTGTCGAAAGTGAGCTTCACAAACTAGAAATTCAAGATATTTACAACCGAATTACCGAGTCTTTTGATGAACTTGAGATGGAAATGTTTGAAATGTTTTTTATTCAGGATATTCCAACTAATGTTATTGCTAAAAAAATTGGCATCACCACACAAAAGGTTAATGATTTTATTCGAGCCACAAGTAATAAATTAAGAAGTTTTTTCCTAAATTAA
- a CDS encoding CNNM domain-containing protein, which translates to MPGYFIALGIVLLFLFLISAIFSASETVFTATSRAKVDENISDSFWGKKQILKYYDNYEKTLTIILIWNNIVNIGISIIISALFSNLAINESLQILISIAATTPPLIIFGEIYPKIFGRKKPILFLKAFWFFITFFYYFLFPLAALMTKFVKKINVTNTENELKKIILQAHQEDVLEKDESDLAIRALEFDSFTTAKHFTKLEDVVFVKYEDSLESIKEVIIDSNFSRIPVWKDDNFVGILLSKDILHLDKFDINDHIIKTPLLLSTSLIKTNYEILKKSKSHLGFVVESNKSQKIVGILTFEDILECLLGPIYDEYDYRDDLDFYQISPNQITTKAETSILTINKILAVDLPVNFKNLNQWLLSQSSKKKLVLGAKFYFQGPKYKLEFEIIDKSANTIELKITKNEFQQKS; encoded by the coding sequence ATGCCGGGTTATTTTATTGCTTTAGGAATTGTTTTATTATTTTTATTTTTAATTTCGGCCATTTTTTCAGCAAGCGAAACTGTTTTTACTGCCACAAGTCGGGCAAAAGTTGATGAAAATATTTCTGATTCTTTTTGAGGAAAAAAGCAAATTCTTAAATATTATGACAATTACGAAAAAACTTTGACAATCATTTTAATTTGAAACAATATTGTCAACATCGGAATTTCTATTATAATTTCGGCACTTTTTTCTAATTTAGCAATTAATGAATCTTTGCAAATTTTAATTTCAATAGCAGCAACAACTCCGCCGTTAATAATTTTTGGCGAAATTTACCCTAAAATTTTTGGTCGAAAAAAACCAATTTTATTCTTAAAAGCTTTTTGATTTTTTATTACTTTTTTTTACTACTTTTTATTTCCACTAGCGGCTTTAATGACTAAATTTGTCAAAAAAATCAATGTAACAAACACTGAAAACGAGCTAAAAAAAATAATTTTACAAGCTCACCAAGAAGATGTCCTTGAAAAAGACGAATCTGACTTGGCAATTAGAGCGCTTGAATTTGACTCTTTTACAACCGCCAAACATTTTACCAAACTTGAAGATGTTGTCTTTGTAAAATATGAAGATAGTCTTGAATCGATCAAAGAAGTAATAATTGACTCAAATTTTTCAAGAATTCCTGTTTGAAAAGACGACAATTTTGTTGGAATTTTACTTTCAAAAGACATTTTGCACCTTGATAAATTTGACATTAATGATCATATAATAAAAACTCCGCTTCTTCTTTCGACATCTTTGATTAAAACAAATTATGAGATTTTGAAAAAATCAAAATCTCATTTAGGATTTGTAGTTGAGTCAAATAAATCGCAAAAAATCGTTGGAATTCTTACATTTGAAGATATACTTGAGTGTCTTTTGGGCCCAATTTATGATGAGTATGACTACCGCGATGACCTTGATTTTTATCAAATTAGTCCAAATCAGATTACAACAAAAGCCGAAACTTCTATTTTGACAATTAACAAAATTTTAGCGGTCGATCTTCCTGTTAATTTTAAAAATTTAAATCAGTGACTCTTATCCCAAAGTTCGAAAAAAAAGCTGGTTTTAGGGGCAAAATTTTACTTTCAAGGGCCAAAATATAAACTTGAATTTGAAATTATTGACAAAAGCGCAAATACAATCGAGCTAAAAATAACCAAAAATGAATTCCAACAAAAAAGCTAA